In the Dolichospermum flos-aquae CCAP 1403/13F genome, TAAAAGTTTTGTCAGCAAATCGCTGATGTATGATTTTCATAACGCCTTGGGACAATATATAGTATATCGGAATCTCATTCAACTTACAGCACCAGAATATAAACTCTATTTAGCTATTGATGATGTTGTCTATGAGAAATTTTTTCAACGCAAATCTGTACAAGCTGTAATTCAGGAAAATCACCTGCTGTTAATAGTTGTTAATACAGAAAAGGAGGAAATTCAGCAATGGATAAACTAGAACAATACCGGAATATTATCAAAAAAATATTGACTGAATATTACGAAATGAGTAATACTCAAATTTCAAAAAAATATGAATTTGAAGTTAGTGAACGTTTAGCTATTGATGAAAACAGAGATCAATATATTTGGTTTCGTTTTGGTTGGGATGACAAAAAGCAAATACAGCATATCATCATTTATCTTACCATTAAAAACGGCAAAGTTTGGGTAGAAGAAGATGCTACAGATTTATGTGTAGTTGATGATTTACTATCAGCAGGAATACCGCAAAATGATATTGTTTTGGGTTTCCATCATCCCAGTAAAAGAGTTTTCACAGAGTTTGCTACCGCTTGAAATAATGAGAATAATGTAGGGGTTTAGCAATGCTAAACCCCTACATTTAATGTTAAAATAAACCTAGATGTAACCCTCATAAAAATTATGAAAAGTCGCAGTTTCACAGTCATAATCTACAAAGAAGATGATATGTATATCGCTGAATGTCCAGAAGTTGGTACAGTAGATCAAGGTGAAACCATAGAACAAGCAATAACAGGTTTAAAAGAAGCAACACGACTTTATTTAGAAGAATTTCCTTTACCAGAAACCTCTCCTAGATATGTGACTAGCATAGAGGTTACTTATGCCTAAATTACCACGAATTTCTAGTAAAGAAGCAATTCGGACATTAGAACGTATGGGTTTTTATCAAATTAGACAAACAGGTAGTCATGTAATCATGAAAAAACAAACAATTAATGGAGAAGTTGGTTGTGTTGTACCATTACATCCAGAATTAAAAGTAGGTACATTAAGCGGTGTTCTTAAACAAGCACAAATTACTCCTGAAGAATTTATAGAAAACCTATAAAAAGTTCATTATAGTTAAACCGATCATCTTTTATAACAACAATGATAATTTATAAATGAAAGTTGAGGGTTTAACAATGCTAAACTCCTACCTTACTATCTCATGATTTATTCATTAACCTGTTCTTTAAGAACCTGAATTAAATCATTAGATAACCATAAACCAGCTTTTTTAAAAGATTGAATTGGTTCATCAATAGAAGTTATTAATCCCTGTTTCTTCGCTAAAATCAATATTCCCAAAGTTCCCATAAATGGAATATTTAAACTTTTCGCCACTTTTCTAGCAGCAGCATCATCAATAACTGCGCGATAACCACTATTTTCTAAAGCAAATGTCAAAACTTCTGATTCTCCCAAATCTATACCCCAAGGTACAATTAAAGCAGAAATTTCCGAAATAGTAACTGGTTTTGCCCAATTAGCATTAGGTAATTCTTGAGATGCTATATCTATTTTACCAGCTTTGACAATTTCACTCCATACACCAGTAGGAACAATAATTTCTGTAAATAACTGTGGTAGTAAATAGGTAAGCTGGCTTTTAAATAGCACAATTAACGGTGATGTATTAATAACTATTTTATTCATGTCTATTCATCTAAAGAAGCAATTTCCTCAGCTAATTCTTCCGCAGTATATTGAAATGGAGAAACCTTATAACGAATGAGAACATCCATAAATTCAATTCTATTTAAACCTGCTATTTCTGCCGCTTTACCTTGAGATATTTCTCCCAATTCATACCATTTAACAGCAGCAGCTATTTTCATTTCTCTAGCTAATTCATCCGGTTCTTTTCCCAAGCTAGAAAAAACACTTTCTGGTAATTCTATAGATATAGTTGTCATTTTTAGATACCTATGGTTAATTTATTATAGCTGTTTTTAGTCTCAACTCTCATCTTTCATAAAGGTACAGCCTCACTTAATACTTTATCTCTAATTAATTCATGTAAATTACCAGGTTCAGCAATATCCACTTTTCGTCCTAGCAATGCTGCTAAATCTTGCATTAAACCAATATAATCAAATAAACTACTTTGTGGTTTAAGTTCTACTAAAAAATCTATATCACTATCTGGTGTTGCTTCACCTCTAGCAACAGAACCAAAAACTCGCAGATTATAAGCACCATACTTAGTGGCAATTTTTAATATTTGTTCTCGAAATGGTAGCAATAATTCTTCAATTCCCATAAGTTATTTTTGAAAAAGATTAGCCCTTTCTATTTTATTAGATTGCATCAGTATTTGTCAATACAGAAAAGGAGGAAATTCAGCAATAAAACTTATGAAAATTCGCACCTTTACAGTAATTATTTACAAAGAAAATGGTAAACATTTATCTTTAGCTAAATCCTGAGAACAATTAATTAATGTGGCTTGAAATGTCACAATTTTCCAAGGTTGAATATTTTCCTCTGGTTTAATACAATTCTCTAATAAATCAACTGGTTCTCCTAAACTTAAAACCTCACTTTGTAAAGATAAATTCGCTGTTTTTCCATGACATTCATAAAAGCGAAGAATGAATTTATCCGAATCATCTTCACTGGGTTTAAGTGCCATTAAAATCAAATTATCTGCTGATAAATATAGAAAACTTTGACTTTGACAACCATCTGAATTACATTGATAATTATCTGGATTTACTAATACTTCAAAAGGCACGTTTAACTCATAACCACGTTTTACAGTTTCTGCTTCTTCCCAACTGCCCAAATGAGGGTATAAGCTATAGGTAAATTCGTGTATTCCTCTATCAGCTTGGGAGTCTGGCCAATGGGA is a window encoding:
- a CDS encoding DUF3368 domain-containing protein → MNKIVINTSPLIVLFKSQLTYLLPQLFTEIIVPTGVWSEIVKAGKIDIASQELPNANWAKPVTISEISALIVPWGIDLGESEVLTFALENSGYRAVIDDAAARKVAKSLNIPFMGTLGILILAKKQGLITSIDEPIQSFKKAGLWLSNDLIQVLKEQVNE
- a CDS encoding nucleotidyltransferase family protein, producing MGIEELLLPFREQILKIATKYGAYNLRVFGSVARGEATPDSDIDFLVELKPQSSLFDYIGLMQDLAALLGRKVDIAEPGNLHELIRDKVLSEAVPL
- a CDS encoding type II toxin-antitoxin system HicA family toxin, whose translation is MPKLPRISSKEAIRTLERMGFYQIRQTGSHVIMKKQTINGEVGCVVPLHPELKVGTLSGVLKQAQITPEEFIENL
- a CDS encoding UPF0175 family protein — encoded protein: MTTISIELPESVFSSLGKEPDELAREMKIAAAVKWYELGEISQGKAAEIAGLNRIEFMDVLIRYKVSPFQYTAEELAEEIASLDE
- a CDS encoding XisH family protein; translation: MPAKDIYHNEVKNALIKDGWTITDDPYIIKYEDAELYADLAAEKPIAAERQGQKIVVEIKSFVSKSLMYDFHNALGQYIVYRNLIQLTAPEYKLYLAIDDVVYEKFFQRKSVQAVIQENHLLLIVVNTEKEEIQQWIN
- a CDS encoding type II toxin-antitoxin system HicB family antitoxin, with amino-acid sequence MKSRSFTVIIYKEDDMYIAECPEVGTVDQGETIEQAITGLKEATRLYLEEFPLPETSPRYVTSIEVTYA
- a CDS encoding XisI protein, with product MDKLEQYRNIIKKILTEYYEMSNTQISKKYEFEVSERLAIDENRDQYIWFRFGWDDKKQIQHIIIYLTIKNGKVWVEEDATDLCVVDDLLSAGIPQNDIVLGFHHPSKRVFTEFATA